In Pseudomonas sp. P5_109, the genomic window TACAAAGGTGTTCCCATGCTCGCCGGTTTTGCCCAGGTGCCGGACGCCAACTGGGCGGTCGTCGTGCAACAACCCAGGGACCGCAGCCTCGCCCCGCTGGGCCAACTCATGCGCGACATGGTGCTGGGCATGATTCCCGCCGGGCTGTTGGGTCTCGGGCTGATTCTGGCGGGTACGGCATTGATCGCTCGCCCGCTGCGCCAGTTATCGCTCGCCGCCGACCAGTTGGCCGCGCCGCAAACGACCAGGCAACTGCAACAGATCCATGCCTGGTACCGCGATGCGTCGGCGATTCGCCAGGCAATGCTGACCGGCGTGCAGCTACTCCAGCAAAAGCTCGGCCAGCTCAGCCATGAAGCGCAAAGCGATCCCCTGACCGGCCTGGCAAATCGAAGGGCCATGGGCAGCGTTCTCGAACTGCTGGAAAAAACCGGGCAAGCGTATTCGGTGCTGGCGCTGGATATCGATCACTTCAAAAAGGTCAACGACACCTTCGGCCATGACGCCGGTGACGTAGCACTGAAAACGGTCGCCGACATCCTCAAGCAAAACTCGCGGACCGGCGACCTCGCCTGCCGCTCCGGTGGTGAAGAGTTCGCGCTGATCCTGCCGGACACGTCGCTGGATACCGCCAGGACCATTGCCGAACGGATACGCGAACACATCGAGCAGACCGACGTACCGCAGGTTGGCTGGCTGACCATGTCCATCGGCGCGGCTTGCCGGGACGCAGACACCCCGACGCCCGAAAGCGTGCTCAAACGCGCCGATGAGCGTCTCTACCTTGCCAAGCAGAGCGGGCGTAACCGCGTGATGGCCTAGGCGCTGCGCGAAACCGGCGACTCAGGCCTCTACGGTTTGGGCTGTTTTTCATCGTCCATCGAGCCGCTTGAGGTCGCTGCGTCCTTTTCCATCTCATGGGATTCGGCGCCGGAGTTTGAACCCGAGGCCTCCTCGCCCTTTTTATCGGCCTTCTCGTTTTTGGGTTCATCGCCCCGAGGCTGGTTGATACCGGGAATGGCAGCCGGTGGTGCGGCTGAGCCCGCCATCGCGTTCTCGATGACCAGTGCAAAAGACGAAGCCGTCGACAGCAGGCCCGCCGCCATGAGCGCGAGCATTTTTCTGTTGATCATTGAGGTCTTCCCGGTGAGGTATAAAACCTTGGAAGACCCGGCTTCGGCAAAGGTGCAGACGCTCTGACGAACGGCAAAGGTCGGGTTTAGAGATCTGCCTTGTTGTCGTGCGCGTCGGCCCGCAGTTGCTCGGTGTCGACGCGAACGAAAACCGAGTCGCCGACAGCGGTCAGGACATCCCCGGCGAAGACCTCGCAGATGACCCGGCTCTTGCGCCCGACCTCACCTTCGACCTTCGCCCGCAATGTCAGCAGAACGCCCATTGGCGTAGGCTTGATGAACTTGATGCCGAGGTTGCCGGTGACGCAGGTGATGTGCGGCGAGCTGCCCACTTCGCGTTGTTCCGCGCGGTAGTGATAAGCCATCGCCGCCCAGTTGGAATGACAATCGACCAGCATCGCAATCAAACCGCCGTAGACCAGGTCCGGCCAGCCGCAATACTTGTCATCGGGCATATGCTGCGCCATGACATGCACCCCGTCCTCATGCCAGAAGCTCTTGATGTGCAGCCCGTGCGGATTCTGGCTGCCGCAGCCATAACAAACGCCTTCAGGCGCGGCGATGTCTTGAAGCGAGGTGTCCTGCGTGGTCATTGCCTTTCCATCCTTAATGCCGGGTGATTGAAAGCGGACCGGGTCGCCCCGGTCCGCTGCGCCTGATCAATATTGGCAAAAGCGAATCCGATTACCGAACGGATCGTAGACTTGCAGCTCCTTGCCCCAGCCCTGCTGAACAATATCCGGGCGTCCGTAGCCGTAGCGCTTGCCCTGCAACTCGTCCCTGAGCAGTTCGATGTTGTGCGTCGGCACGAACACCGTCGAACCCGGGCTGGCATCGCCGTGATGTTCGGAAAGGTGCAGTTGCAGCCCATCGCGACTGATGCCCAGGTACAGCGGCAGATCAGCCTCGAAGCGGTGCTCGAACTCGACGCTGAAACCGAGGAAATCCAGATAGAACTCCCGCGCCTTGGCTTCGTCGAAACTGCGCAAGATGGGGATCGGTCTATCGAAGGTAATGCTCGGTGCTGACGGGGTATTGGCCTGGGCCAGCAACGCCGATGCGGTGTTCCAGTCCTTGTAGCCCAGTTGCTGCGCGACCAGTTCCAGCGCGGTGGCATGAGTCACCGCCTGATTGCGCTCCTCCAGCGAGGCGCGCAACTGCTTGGCCATTTGCTTGGCTTGCTCGATTGAAAACATGGCTACTCCTGTGGCCGAGATGCTCTGGTGCTCGCATTGCCAAACCTCGACCGTCAAGAGAGGCGATTGGGTTCGTATGAAGCGGAGATGCTTTCACCTTTCCCAACGGGAGCGAGCGGCCGGCAGCATCGGGCCGGGGTCGATGATACATAGCCGACAGGGGATGCGGAAGATGTTCACGGCAGTACCCTGTCCGAGCCCTGAGGACTATTCCCTCAGACGTGAAAGTTGCTGAACCAAAAATGCCCCGACGGTCACTGCGCTGGCTGCCCATGCGCAAGCCACCTGCCAATGCCTGAGCGGACCGAACGTATCGCCCATCAGGAAACCGCTCGAAAGCACAAACAGAAACAACGCAACTGCCGCCAACGCGACGCGTGGAATCGCCATCAACCATCGCCACCAGGCACCGGGTTCAAAGCGCCGCGTGCCCCAACGAGTCAACGCTGTCAGCCCCGCCAGCAGCGGTGCGGCAATTACCAGCAGGATAGGAATGATAACGAGCGCCAGCGTGGGCTCCACTTCGCCGCCGTCCTCGCCGGGCGTGTAGAAGCTTTCCATCCAGATATCCTTGCACAGGGCGAAAGTAAGATAAATGACGGCGACAGGGGCGATGGGGAATATCAGGCAACTGATGAGGTTTTTTAGGGCTTTCACTGGTTTGGAGGTCACTTGATCTTGTAGGAGCTGGCTTGCCAGCGATGGTCGTTAACGATAACGCGTGTGAACTGGATAAACGCGGTGCACTTGAGTCCATCGCCGGCAAGCCGGCTCCTACAGGCATTGCGTTATCGGTGTTTCCCGGAATTGCGTGAAAACCTTTTTTGATACCGCCAATTAACGGGCAGTTTTTTCGTACTTCGCAGTGCTTTGCCTCTGGCAAGGCACTTGATCGGTGACGTCGTATTGGCTATGTGATCTCAACCAATGACTTCATATGCGTCGCATGTTCAGCGTGTATCGGCTGGAACCCGCAGCGAAGGTAAAAGGCAGCGCCCTCGGGCGTGTCCGTGGACAGTCGCACAACGCGAAAATGCCCAGACGCCAGTTCCAGTAGCTGCTGCACCAGCGCTTTGCCCACATTCCGGCCCCTTGATGCAGGGGCGACGTACACCCGCCGTAATCTTCCTACGCCCGGTTCGGAAAATGGATCGGATGAAAGACCTCCAACGGCTATCAGCCGTCCGTTGCGAAACACCCCCAAAAGGCACTCACCTTGCTGATCGAATCGATTGGCGCCGCTTTCCCATTCCGCAATCAATCGGGTGAGGAACCTGAAGCCTTCTGCAACCGCCTGCTCTTCCAGCTCGCGAATTTGCGGTGCGAGCCCGGAGATTTTACATATCACCCATTCGTCCATTGATATTGCTCTTTGACTCGATGAGGGCTCGCATATCTTCCATCATCCGATTATGCGGGACATTCGGGCGCGGGTCGTCAATCGAAGCTTGCACCTTGGCGCGGAACCAACGGTCATGGCTGGCGACTTGCTCTTCGGTCTCCAGCCCGGAAACGATGGGGGAAAGTTCGGCGTTCATTTTGGCCTCCAGAGCCGCTGTCGTCATTGGCAATGATGAATGTCATTGGATTAACCGACCATTGCGTCGCGTCAGATCGTAAGGGCTGTACGTCCGAGGGCCAACCGCAAACTTTCGTAGGACTCTTCCTGCCGACTCCGAGGAGTTCAACGCTCTTTGACAAGGTAAAACAGCAGGTTAAAGACCACTCGATAGTGCTTGTTTAAGCGGCCTACAGGTTACTTCATGAAAGCCACAACGCCTTGCGTCGTTGCCTACAGGTACGCCAGAATCCGCCGGCTTGTGCGCCTTGGGGGGTGTCGGTAACTTGAGTCCGTCACTGATTGTCAGTGATCGGGTTTAGTAGCCCGATGAGGTTGAACGGTTGCACAAGTTTCATCCAGTCGGACATTCGTCTGCACTTGATGGTGGCTGTGTGCATGGCGCCCTCGGGCGCGCCGGTTCGCTTCCTCACCGGTCTACTAACTTGCGCACAGCCGCCACCCTTTCGTTTAGTAGCGAGATGGTTGTGGGCTCACTACTAGAGGAAGATTTTTATGTTCAAGGTCACTCCAAATCCGCCGGACTCCGACCCGGCCTCGCCGTACGAAAGCCCCGACTCAACACAACTCCACGAAAC contains:
- a CDS encoding PaaI family thioesterase encodes the protein MTTQDTSLQDIAAPEGVCYGCGSQNPHGLHIKSFWHEDGVHVMAQHMPDDKYCGWPDLVYGGLIAMLVDCHSNWAAMAYHYRAEQREVGSSPHITCVTGNLGIKFIKPTPMGVLLTLRAKVEGEVGRKSRVICEVFAGDVLTAVGDSVFVRVDTEQLRADAHDNKADL
- a CDS encoding sensor domain-containing diguanylate cyclase; this encodes MATPADAPNRAINEQGNRAKLSRPLPIDLRGLILFFVLLSVLATLCNSLYVAYRVQRQSLIHTTLEANAAYAAKVASSIGEFLNSAHSRLNYSANTLGQHWSDPEVLRKEAIRLQAQDSDFNSIAIMDATGKVLQAYPDTAQIVGATLTSQGVQQLLKERRPSVSAAYISMAGNLVVFISQPVFNASGEFLGVVGGSVYLLKQSAFHTVISRHFHHEGTFAFVADGNRRLLYHPDQKRIGEVLGWSLTVDAALRGERGSLEGPNYKGVPMLAGFAQVPDANWAVVVQQPRDRSLAPLGQLMRDMVLGMIPAGLLGLGLILAGTALIARPLRQLSLAADQLAAPQTTRQLQQIHAWYRDASAIRQAMLTGVQLLQQKLGQLSHEAQSDPLTGLANRRAMGSVLELLEKTGQAYSVLALDIDHFKKVNDTFGHDAGDVALKTVADILKQNSRTGDLACRSGGEEFALILPDTSLDTARTIAERIREHIEQTDVPQVGWLTMSIGAACRDADTPTPESVLKRADERLYLAKQSGRNRVMA
- a CDS encoding glyoxalase superfamily protein → MFSIEQAKQMAKQLRASLEERNQAVTHATALELVAQQLGYKDWNTASALLAQANTPSAPSITFDRPIPILRSFDEAKAREFYLDFLGFSVEFEHRFEADLPLYLGISRDGLQLHLSEHHGDASPGSTVFVPTHNIELLRDELQGKRYGYGRPDIVQQGWGKELQVYDPFGNRIRFCQY
- a CDS encoding GNAT family N-acetyltransferase, giving the protein MDEWVICKISGLAPQIRELEEQAVAEGFRFLTRLIAEWESGANRFDQQGECLLGVFRNGRLIAVGGLSSDPFSEPGVGRLRRVYVAPASRGRNVGKALVQQLLELASGHFRVVRLSTDTPEGAAFYLRCGFQPIHAEHATHMKSLVEIT
- a CDS encoding antitoxin — encoded protein: MNAELSPIVSGLETEEQVASHDRWFRAKVQASIDDPRPNVPHNRMMEDMRALIESKSNINGRMGDM